From the Coffea arabica cultivar ET-39 unplaced genomic scaffold, Coffea Arabica ET-39 HiFi ptg000200l, whole genome shotgun sequence genome, one window contains:
- the LOC140032835 gene encoding nicotinamide adenine dinucleotide transporter 1, chloroplastic-like isoform X1 has translation MSSAAGGGGYCRSYREIIWDAGAGAAAGAIAATFVCPLDVIKTRLQVYGLPEMARSGHRGSVIITSLQNIVRNEGFRGLYRGLSPTLAALLPNWAVYFSVYGHLKSLLHSHVDSSGQSTIAANVIAASGAGAATAVAANPLWVVKTRLQTQRMRQGVVPYHGILSALRRIAHEEGIRGWYSGLLPSLAGISHVAIQFPAYEHLKAYLAKRNSKKINELRPGEVAIASSMSKVVASLMTYPHEVVRSRLQEQGRLRNPEIHYAGVIDCIKKIFLREGLPGFYRGCATNLLRTTPSAVITFTSYEMIHRFLQSAIPPAERRSKAQPKPDSNIDSQNSTAGNEAKSSVSDQSQNTSNQRTFIPLATPDKLTTRQ, from the exons ATGTCCAGCGCCGCCGGCGGCGGCGGCTACTGTCGGAGCTATAGAGAGATCATATGGGACGCCGGCGCCGGTGCCGCTGCAG GTGCAATAGCTGCCACATTTGTATGTCCATTGGATGTAATTAAAACAAgattgcaagtttatggattgcCTGAAATGGCTCGTTCTGGTCATAGAG GCAGTGTCATTATTACAAGCCTACAAAATATAGTACGAAATGAAGGTTTCCGGGGATTGTATCGGGGCCTTTCACCCACATTAGCCGCATTACTTCCAAATTGGGCA GTATACTTCTCTGTTTACGGACATCTCAAAAGCCTGTTGCATTCACATG TGGATAGCAGTGGTCAGTCAACAATTGCTGCAAATGTGATTGCTGCTTCTGGTGCTGGGGCTGCAACAGCTGTTGCAGCAAATCCCTTGTGGGTTGTTAAGACCCGACTCCAG aCACAGAGAATGAGGCAGGGTGTGGTTCCTTACCATGGCATATTATCTGCTTTGAGACGAATAGCACATGAAGAAGGAATTCGAGGATGGTACAG TGGCCTTCTTCCATCTTTAGCTGGGATAAGTCACGTGGCAATCCAATTTCCGGCATATGAACATTTGAAGGCCTACTTGGCAAAAAGGA ATAGCAAAAAAATCAATGAGCTGAGACCTGGGGAGGTTGCAATTGCCTCTTCAATGTCTAAAGTTGTTGCCTCTTTAATGACTTACCCACATGAG GTTGTGCGTTCCAGGCTGCAAGAGCAAGGCCGACTAAGGAACCCTGAGATCCATTATGCAGGTGTTATAGATTGCATTAAGAAGATTTTCCTTAGAGAGGGTCTTCCTGGGTTTTACCGTGGCTGTGCAACTAATCTTTTGAGAACAACTCCATCTGCGGTTATTACTTTTACATCTTATGAAATGATACATAGATTTTTGCAGAGTGCTATTCCTCCAGCAGAGAGGCGTTCAAAAGCACAACCTAAACCTGATAGCAATATTGATTCCCAGAATAGTACTGCAGGAAATGAAGCTAAGAGCAGTGTTTCAGATCAATCTCAAAATACATCTAACCAAAGAACTTTTATTCCTTTGGCAACTCCTGACAAGCTAACAACTAGACAGTGA
- the LOC140032835 gene encoding nicotinamide adenine dinucleotide transporter 1, chloroplastic-like isoform X2: MSSAAGGGGYCRSYREIIWDAGAGAAAGSVIITSLQNIVRNEGFRGLYRGLSPTLAALLPNWAVYFSVYGHLKSLLHSHVDSSGQSTIAANVIAASGAGAATAVAANPLWVVKTRLQTQRMRQGVVPYHGILSALRRIAHEEGIRGWYSGLLPSLAGISHVAIQFPAYEHLKAYLAKRNSKKINELRPGEVAIASSMSKVVASLMTYPHEVVRSRLQEQGRLRNPEIHYAGVIDCIKKIFLREGLPGFYRGCATNLLRTTPSAVITFTSYEMIHRFLQSAIPPAERRSKAQPKPDSNIDSQNSTAGNEAKSSVSDQSQNTSNQRTFIPLATPDKLTTRQ, encoded by the exons ATGTCCAGCGCCGCCGGCGGCGGCGGCTACTGTCGGAGCTATAGAGAGATCATATGGGACGCCGGCGCCGGTGCCGCTGCAG GCAGTGTCATTATTACAAGCCTACAAAATATAGTACGAAATGAAGGTTTCCGGGGATTGTATCGGGGCCTTTCACCCACATTAGCCGCATTACTTCCAAATTGGGCA GTATACTTCTCTGTTTACGGACATCTCAAAAGCCTGTTGCATTCACATG TGGATAGCAGTGGTCAGTCAACAATTGCTGCAAATGTGATTGCTGCTTCTGGTGCTGGGGCTGCAACAGCTGTTGCAGCAAATCCCTTGTGGGTTGTTAAGACCCGACTCCAG aCACAGAGAATGAGGCAGGGTGTGGTTCCTTACCATGGCATATTATCTGCTTTGAGACGAATAGCACATGAAGAAGGAATTCGAGGATGGTACAG TGGCCTTCTTCCATCTTTAGCTGGGATAAGTCACGTGGCAATCCAATTTCCGGCATATGAACATTTGAAGGCCTACTTGGCAAAAAGGA ATAGCAAAAAAATCAATGAGCTGAGACCTGGGGAGGTTGCAATTGCCTCTTCAATGTCTAAAGTTGTTGCCTCTTTAATGACTTACCCACATGAG GTTGTGCGTTCCAGGCTGCAAGAGCAAGGCCGACTAAGGAACCCTGAGATCCATTATGCAGGTGTTATAGATTGCATTAAGAAGATTTTCCTTAGAGAGGGTCTTCCTGGGTTTTACCGTGGCTGTGCAACTAATCTTTTGAGAACAACTCCATCTGCGGTTATTACTTTTACATCTTATGAAATGATACATAGATTTTTGCAGAGTGCTATTCCTCCAGCAGAGAGGCGTTCAAAAGCACAACCTAAACCTGATAGCAATATTGATTCCCAGAATAGTACTGCAGGAAATGAAGCTAAGAGCAGTGTTTCAGATCAATCTCAAAATACATCTAACCAAAGAACTTTTATTCCTTTGGCAACTCCTGACAAGCTAACAACTAGACAGTGA